The genomic window ATTCCTGTTCTACAGACCTTAAGAGATTTGTACTATTCGGGAGAAAAAATTACAAAGATTCGAGGTGTTTTCTCTGATAATCTGAGTTATGTCTTTAATCGATTTTCATCAGAAGAAGTTACTTTTTCATCTGTTTTAAAAGACGCAAGCCTTTTGGGATTAATGAAATCAAATTTTAAAGAAGACCTTTCAGGAAATGATACGGCAAGGAAACTTTTGATATTGGCCAGAGAAATAGGAAAAGATTTTGAGTTTTCAGATATTAAAATTAAGCCATTTATAACCGAAGAGCATTTGGAGAAAAATGGCGTATTGAACAAAGACGCTGTCGATAAATCTTTTAAAATCGCCAAGATTACTCAAGCCGAAAATCACGTGCTTCGATATGTAGGAGAATTTGATTTAGAAAAAGGCACTTTAGAAACCAAATTAATTTCAGAACCAGCAGCTTCTCCAATCGGACAATTGAAAGGTTCTGACACTATTTTTGAAATTTATACTAAATCTTACGCCGATATTCCGATTGTAATTCAGAGTGCTCCGCCATGTAAACAGGCGATTTCGAGAGGAATTATAACCGATATTCTGAAAATTGTCGAGCGAATTAGGACTAAAGAAGCTGTTTGGCTGTAATTTTTTAGAGAA from Flavobacterium sp. KACC 22763 includes these protein-coding regions:
- a CDS encoding aspartate kinase; translated protein: MSKLKINIILFGIGNIGSTLINQIIESQDFFLESKNVDFHFPIITNSTVAFFEKEGVGYSWETNFRQLAVPFKVEDIVEFAQENEFENLIAVDATASDELVKHYNTLIKNGFNIVAVNKKANTLPIDLYKELRADLKKYDKEFLYETSVETGIPVLQTLRDLYYSGEKITKIRGVFSDNLSYVFNRFSSEEVTFSSVLKDASLLGLMKSNFKEDLSGNDTARKLLILAREIGKDFEFSDIKIKPFITEEHLEKNGVLNKDAVDKSFKIAKITQAENHVLRYVGEFDLEKGTLETKLISEPAASPIGQLKGSDTIFEIYTKSYADIPIVIQSAPPCKQAISRGIITDILKIVERIRTKEAVWL